The following coding sequences are from one Rhodopirellula islandica window:
- a CDS encoding secretin N-terminal domain-containing protein has protein sequence MPHDRHRTIHILLLLIISLGVTPSIAQTVEPPETISYAMRFRTAAEIERVFTPLVASSPDVRLQTDTQHDRISVAGPPWVHDLFKQVLQRVDIPRVEPAQAPQETPARWNAASNPVGSPDRSAQLLPPTQSAPANIETTRRLMPLPTGQSKLIRDELLRLFEQRLTATAEPGGLSSSGQWSLATPSGTLQIRFDLEREDVLVDGPVSVVNQFGRLLSALVDRYQRRPSSLTGQPQQRVLMLQQDVQADVQQMLRSTNPSGIVQPHTHGASANDPRSQLLYRLTGLRQVSTQVPEELPALTGEPEETNGAPNRAAPPRTASPSLPQLEGVEVQTLPDLDAIILRGRDQDLDQLAEIIRELEQLSRQTQPAIEVLHLEHTDSQSIADLIEQTQESLLGTRQGRATVTPLGKPNAILLLGWGDAVAALKDLIRKLDQPVPPESQFNLFRLKYASAASVQETVRTFFANRPGGLATTIQSTIDSRTNSLIIHAAPRDMLEVARLVERLDTLEGGTVQRTRVFEIQNSLAADVAETLRETISTAGSSARPSAMELMLDDRGRGEAIMSGLLDNVQITVDARKNNLIVSSPAENFEVIEALIEKLDSPGMVAKIKIFPIQNGDAASLILTLRSLLPSQVGADPVTSAQLSSSPGESSLAPLRFTVDVRSNSIIATGSDGDLKIVDALLLRLDEADAMQRQNIVYQLKNSPAVDVALAINEFLRNTRQVENASPATLNPFAQLEKEVVVVPEPVSNKLIVSATPRYFTEIRTMIEKLDEQPPQVMIQVLIAEVALNNTDEFGVELGIQDSVLFDRSLLGDLLTVTSTTNVTSPGGAVTSTTQDSVVSATNDPGFNFNSVDPLGNSGSAQAVSSAANVAGQGLSNFSLGRSNAELGFGGLVLSASSQNVSALLRALEESRRLEVLSRPQILTLDNQSAFIQVGQRVPRITGSTITQIGQQNTITMENVGLILGVTPRISPEGNVTMEIDAEKSEVGPESEGIPVSATADGTVVRSPRVNVASAQATVSAADGETIVLGGLISTKKKEHHRKVPYLGDIPLVKHLFRYDSVTNTRAELLIILTPHIVRSEADMERLKQTEMARMSWCACDVFNLHGEIIGEPVMDSLFSNSHQDEGIEVIYPHEDPRGQRVLEAPVLESEFPSDPELLPEPESLGTPDGFSPGLPSESTGSGFRGSL, from the coding sequence ATGCCTCACGATCGGCACCGAACCATTCACATTCTGTTGTTGCTGATCATCTCGCTCGGTGTGACCCCCAGCATTGCGCAAACCGTGGAACCGCCGGAAACAATATCGTACGCGATGCGGTTTCGAACGGCCGCGGAAATCGAGCGCGTCTTCACACCTTTGGTGGCCAGTTCGCCCGATGTGCGACTGCAAACCGACACGCAGCACGATCGAATTTCGGTCGCGGGTCCACCGTGGGTTCACGATCTGTTCAAACAAGTGCTTCAGCGCGTTGACATTCCAAGAGTGGAACCCGCGCAGGCTCCGCAGGAGACTCCCGCACGGTGGAACGCAGCATCCAATCCCGTTGGTTCACCCGACCGCTCTGCTCAATTGCTGCCGCCGACTCAGTCCGCCCCAGCCAACATCGAAACGACCAGGCGGTTGATGCCGCTGCCGACAGGCCAGTCCAAGCTCATCCGTGACGAATTGTTGCGATTGTTTGAACAGCGTCTGACAGCCACCGCTGAACCCGGTGGCCTCTCGTCGTCAGGTCAATGGTCACTCGCGACTCCCTCTGGAACGTTGCAAATCCGTTTTGATCTGGAGCGAGAAGATGTTCTCGTCGATGGTCCCGTTTCGGTGGTCAACCAATTTGGACGCTTGCTCTCGGCACTCGTGGACCGTTATCAGCGGCGACCATCGAGTCTGACGGGGCAACCTCAGCAACGTGTCTTGATGCTGCAGCAAGACGTGCAAGCGGACGTGCAACAGATGCTGCGATCGACGAACCCATCCGGCATCGTCCAACCGCACACCCACGGTGCGAGTGCCAACGATCCGCGGTCCCAGCTGCTGTATCGACTCACGGGACTTCGACAAGTCTCAACACAGGTGCCCGAAGAATTGCCTGCCCTGACGGGTGAGCCGGAAGAAACGAACGGCGCCCCCAATCGTGCCGCTCCGCCGAGAACCGCGAGCCCCTCACTGCCCCAGTTGGAAGGTGTTGAGGTGCAAACGTTGCCGGACTTGGACGCAATCATTTTGAGGGGCCGCGACCAAGACCTGGACCAACTGGCGGAAATCATTCGTGAATTGGAGCAACTCAGTCGCCAGACGCAACCAGCCATTGAGGTCCTCCATCTCGAACACACCGATTCGCAAAGCATCGCCGACCTGATCGAACAAACCCAAGAAAGTCTGCTCGGGACTCGCCAGGGTCGTGCCACCGTGACCCCTTTGGGCAAACCGAATGCAATCCTGCTGCTGGGGTGGGGCGATGCCGTTGCCGCACTCAAGGACCTGATCCGCAAACTGGATCAACCCGTTCCACCGGAAAGTCAATTCAATCTGTTTCGATTGAAATATGCATCCGCCGCATCCGTGCAAGAAACGGTCCGAACCTTCTTTGCCAATCGCCCAGGTGGTCTCGCAACGACGATCCAATCCACCATTGATTCACGCACGAATTCGCTGATCATTCACGCGGCCCCGCGAGACATGTTGGAGGTGGCTCGGTTGGTCGAGCGTCTCGATACGCTGGAGGGCGGGACGGTCCAGCGAACGCGGGTTTTTGAGATTCAAAACAGCTTGGCAGCCGATGTTGCGGAGACGCTCCGCGAAACCATCTCCACCGCCGGTTCCAGTGCTCGCCCCAGTGCAATGGAGCTGATGCTGGATGACAGGGGGCGTGGCGAGGCGATCATGTCAGGCCTCTTGGACAACGTCCAAATCACCGTGGATGCTCGCAAGAACAATCTGATCGTTTCGTCTCCGGCTGAAAACTTCGAAGTCATCGAAGCGTTGATCGAGAAACTTGATTCTCCTGGTATGGTCGCCAAAATCAAGATCTTCCCCATTCAAAATGGTGACGCCGCGAGCCTGATCCTCACGCTTCGCTCATTGTTGCCAAGTCAGGTGGGAGCCGACCCGGTCACGAGCGCCCAGTTGTCGAGCTCGCCAGGCGAATCCTCGCTCGCACCGCTGCGATTCACGGTCGACGTGCGGAGCAATAGCATCATCGCCACCGGTTCCGATGGTGACCTAAAAATTGTGGATGCACTGCTGCTGCGACTTGATGAAGCGGATGCGATGCAACGACAGAACATCGTTTACCAGTTGAAGAATTCGCCTGCCGTTGATGTTGCCTTGGCAATCAACGAGTTCCTCCGCAACACGCGGCAGGTTGAAAACGCATCGCCCGCCACCTTGAATCCGTTCGCGCAACTTGAAAAGGAAGTGGTGGTCGTGCCCGAGCCGGTGTCGAACAAGCTGATCGTGAGTGCGACGCCTCGCTACTTCACCGAAATCAGAACGATGATCGAGAAGCTTGACGAACAACCCCCGCAGGTGATGATCCAAGTTTTGATCGCGGAAGTCGCACTCAACAACACCGATGAGTTTGGTGTCGAGCTTGGGATCCAGGATTCGGTCCTGTTTGATCGCAGTCTCTTGGGCGATCTGTTGACGGTCACAAGCACCACGAACGTGACATCGCCAGGCGGAGCGGTGACATCCACGACACAAGACAGTGTGGTGTCCGCCACAAATGACCCAGGGTTCAACTTCAACAGTGTCGATCCACTGGGCAACAGCGGTTCCGCACAAGCGGTTTCCAGTGCTGCCAATGTGGCTGGCCAAGGTCTCTCGAACTTTTCACTCGGTCGATCCAATGCTGAGCTTGGCTTTGGTGGGTTGGTGTTGTCGGCGAGCAGTCAAAACGTCAGCGCCCTGTTGCGAGCACTGGAAGAATCTCGTCGTTTGGAAGTGCTCAGCCGACCACAGATTCTGACGCTCGACAATCAATCGGCGTTCATTCAAGTGGGTCAACGCGTCCCACGGATCACAGGTTCAACGATCACTCAAATTGGCCAACAAAACACCATCACGATGGAAAACGTTGGTTTGATTCTTGGCGTGACGCCCAGGATCAGCCCCGAAGGCAATGTGACCATGGAAATTGACGCCGAGAAATCCGAGGTCGGACCAGAATCGGAGGGCATTCCAGTTTCGGCCACCGCCGATGGCACGGTCGTGCGGAGCCCACGAGTCAACGTGGCGAGTGCTCAAGCAACGGTCAGTGCCGCCGACGGAGAGACGATTGTCCTGGGCGGATTGATTTCCACCAAGAAAAAGGAACATCATCGCAAGGTTCCTTACCTGGGTGACATCCCACTGGTGAAACACCTCTTCCGTTATGATTCCGTCACAAACACTCGGGCTGAACTGCTGATCATCCTGACCCCGCATATCGTGCGTTCAGAAGCCGACATGGAACGCTTGAAGCAAACTGAAATGGCTCGCATGAGCTGGTGTGCTTGTGACGTGTTCAATCTGCATGGTGAAATCATCGGCGAGCCGGTGATGGATTCCTTGTTCTCGAACTCTCACCAAGATGAGGGCATCGAGGTGATCTACCCGCATGAAGATCCTCGGGGACAACGTGTGCTGGAAGCACCGGTCCTCGAATCCGAGTTCCCTTCCGACCCTGAATTGCTGCCTGAGCCCGAATCATTGGGGACACCCGATGGTTTCTCGCCAGGTCTTCCGAGTGAGTCCACCGGCTCTGGTTTCAGGGGGAGTCTATGA
- a CDS encoding secretin N-terminal domain-containing protein, which translates to MLPPRHLFRVVPLLLVCASLQPVAAQPPDQTTPATADPTAESEATPPAPLRSPFPADQVSRLVHPEIAAELGLDDQQRAKIQSFLAERLEVSASPDAADKKARLIAIDQQIRDTLNADQLKQWSTTGPTSALRFQFREQAWGDVLDWFARQEGLTLVMNQVPPGTFTYTDTRSYNASEAIDLLNSVLLTRGYTLVRREKMLTVLQLSNSIPIELIPRVPLEKLPSRGRFELVSVLFSLGNRPVDAVINEVQPYLGTFGRAIPLPQSKQLLVVETAGKMDTINVLINTVPEPRATPKPEKPEKPPAPVFAAYALGDLDPVVVLSAMKELVGSERIAVDEKTRLLTAFVIPTQQTAIQTAVEKMREEIETAPASVSVAYPLRSGSEEQIREQVTAIAPRATVSVDAVAARVLITASPDEQDRIAEAFSAMGISAMKSEMKVKAFQVDPVQSTVISTALQSMIPTAQVVGNSSLGTVVVRGSADDIVLAEQVIERWRGADLDSGTTLHAFDLPLPGTADWLATVAKVIPRAQIWLDPDAKKLVLLGTAEEKTRLETMLPQLLTALPAPPERTLKTYALSATELTRWQQLAPVLTAQIPGIQPIVRPAGDDGSSELLVWATDQDHVRLGEAIAQVKQATSQTALQWPKIYDLDQRDPALFSELLSIRFPGARVTADAASGQLTVWAEQETHAKVAELLTQISDELPSNPELVLQSYRSADRTPTELQALLAPVIASVTAAGSRGTFQPIGPITVDTAGRRLLVMATEDAHQKIGEFVNELDKPMPAEQELILLAYSLAEAQATDVKLLIDQAIDGATVIADDRRQQLVVTATLAQHGRIKTLIQEVDRPASKFASEEIRAYELNELQAATMLPTLQAMWPRMKLSVDATSNRIVASGNAEDHESFHLSIERLNTSATGESMRVETYSLPIGDLKTLPTVLNQIAPQAIISTDTTNRAVVVWASDDQHKRVATAIEQLTMAAEDRREIEVHQVAPEKAAATRLVLMTLFPTASIGADAANGQLTVLASKDLQQKIAEVLAKTTQADKEGSKLEPRLYDTNAEIRTAFTSVMTTTVPRATVIVTGLTNPNQMMILASPEDHERVAALLKKLSDETGPAPETNVRAYELDRADPTAFQTFLAERQPAAKILSGAGTNRLVIAATEQAHAGISQIIEELERVFAEAGQRELQVYPIRKDLTQQAVTGVSTEVPRARLLPSVDPERILLLASPTEHTKFAAWLKRLQEQVPAPEPTTSVVYPLEFGDPTGAVRVLTTLLPKVVFAADAVGKSVAATGTAEDHETIQAFIQQYDDRQMDNAETKVFELGDADATSLSLAVTQMAPTARVTPDRISNRLIVTAPKEILERISVAIDSMESDPAKQRTTKSYGLDEGTTYSLTPALQGSFPRAKIAADTTNNRLIISATEAEHLEIEKLFDSLNSAESKVIKSYVLENGRATTTRLALLSSFPKTTISADSTTNHLIVSASEEDHAKIAEVIEGMNADGKQTTKNYALENGSAAAIRLALQSSFPSTTVSTDTVNNSLIVSANEVDHLMIEAFVKQLNTGQTKLTKTYALETGRATTTRLALLASFPLTTISADSVSNHLIVSASEEDHAKIAEVIQDMNADGKQVTKSYVLQNGSAAAIRLALQSSFPKTTVSADTTSNSLIVSASEEDHLMIEAFVEQLNAGGQQTTQSHALENGNAATLRLALQATYPQATIGADSVNDTLIVSAPEKEQQEIAKLVQQINDAPARSTEMQAYPLAKANPQSVVDALEQAFGRRSTVGVSADDESGTVFVVGLPREQEIAKQVIEQMDRIDSLARDRRLKAFSLAGIDGDDVAEAVQTLFADARPSVDVRYDFYNEQLVVIGNEEQLKLVEETLVQFDPPERELEIFPLQENDPNSVREAVNSLFADLPTNEVPAITVDQDRQQLLIRATTQQLGEIRTLLVRLGETVLSVPGTDQNSAGVPRSGARVRTVSVGRDSESLLKQLEQVWPKLRKNPLRVIQAGEVEATQEGLEQQKPQPNPAAVDLQSTNHRGDPAVQLVANQSVEEMTDASEAGEVDNPAVLILPGDGQWVIASEDIAALDLLTKLMEVAMSPPMTAVKESGNLSVYVLKHGNAEDLEDLLTDLFQESRASSRARLTTDMSQTRIVADTRINALIVQSSRATRGVIEDLLAVLDSPEFIDSLQLVTPQIVPILHTSAQRVEDMLRTVYASQLSRGQNRPQISIPEGVSAEVASMLELINAENSGPLLTLSTDDISNSLVMRAPPELSQEIRRFVEQIDQQSVSNRAGKMRIIPLQTTNVQQLEQVLQQFLRTGRGGRGR; encoded by the coding sequence ATGCTCCCCCCCCGACACCTGTTTCGCGTCGTTCCATTGCTGTTGGTTTGTGCATCGCTGCAGCCGGTCGCAGCCCAGCCTCCAGATCAAACCACGCCAGCGACCGCCGATCCAACAGCGGAATCTGAAGCCACTCCCCCCGCTCCGTTGCGATCGCCATTTCCTGCCGACCAAGTCAGTCGATTGGTCCACCCGGAAATTGCCGCCGAACTGGGCTTGGACGATCAACAGCGTGCCAAGATTCAATCGTTTCTTGCGGAGCGACTGGAAGTCAGCGCGTCGCCTGACGCTGCCGACAAGAAGGCACGTTTGATCGCGATCGACCAGCAAATTCGTGACACACTCAACGCTGACCAGCTGAAGCAATGGAGCACGACTGGCCCAACCAGTGCACTTCGTTTTCAATTTCGCGAGCAGGCTTGGGGCGACGTGTTGGATTGGTTCGCACGCCAAGAAGGGTTGACGCTGGTGATGAACCAGGTCCCGCCGGGCACGTTCACCTACACCGACACGCGATCCTACAACGCGTCCGAGGCAATCGATTTGCTCAACAGTGTTTTGTTGACGCGTGGTTACACGCTGGTTCGCCGCGAAAAGATGCTGACGGTGTTGCAGCTATCCAATTCGATCCCGATTGAACTGATACCGCGTGTTCCGTTGGAAAAACTGCCCAGTCGCGGCAGGTTCGAATTGGTCAGTGTGCTGTTCTCGCTCGGCAACCGCCCGGTCGATGCGGTGATCAACGAGGTCCAGCCATACTTGGGCACCTTTGGCCGTGCGATCCCGTTGCCGCAAAGCAAGCAGTTGTTGGTCGTTGAAACGGCGGGCAAGATGGACACGATCAATGTTTTGATCAACACGGTCCCAGAACCACGGGCGACCCCCAAACCAGAAAAGCCAGAGAAGCCGCCCGCACCCGTGTTTGCTGCCTACGCACTCGGGGACCTGGACCCCGTTGTCGTGCTGAGTGCGATGAAGGAACTGGTCGGTAGCGAGCGGATCGCGGTCGACGAAAAAACCCGACTGCTGACCGCCTTTGTGATCCCCACGCAACAGACCGCGATTCAAACCGCCGTTGAAAAGATGCGTGAGGAAATCGAGACCGCGCCAGCAAGTGTTTCCGTCGCCTACCCACTCCGCAGCGGCAGCGAGGAACAAATTCGCGAACAAGTCACGGCGATCGCACCGCGTGCCACCGTCAGTGTTGACGCGGTTGCGGCTCGGGTGCTGATCACTGCATCGCCTGATGAACAGGATCGAATCGCCGAAGCCTTTTCTGCGATGGGCATCTCGGCAATGAAATCCGAGATGAAAGTCAAAGCGTTTCAGGTTGACCCTGTTCAGTCCACAGTCATTTCCACCGCCCTGCAGTCCATGATCCCGACGGCCCAGGTCGTGGGCAACTCTTCGTTGGGAACTGTGGTCGTTCGCGGCAGTGCCGATGACATCGTCTTGGCCGAACAGGTGATCGAGCGTTGGCGTGGGGCGGACTTGGACAGCGGTACCACTCTGCATGCATTTGATCTGCCACTCCCAGGAACCGCCGATTGGCTTGCCACGGTCGCCAAGGTCATTCCAAGAGCACAGATTTGGTTGGACCCGGACGCGAAAAAACTGGTCTTGCTCGGTACGGCCGAAGAGAAGACTCGCCTGGAAACGATGCTGCCTCAATTGCTGACCGCTTTGCCTGCACCCCCCGAACGCACGCTCAAGACGTATGCACTGTCGGCGACGGAATTGACCCGTTGGCAACAGTTGGCACCCGTTCTCACCGCACAAATCCCGGGCATCCAGCCGATCGTGCGTCCGGCGGGGGATGACGGTTCGTCGGAGTTGTTGGTGTGGGCCACCGACCAAGACCACGTCCGCCTGGGCGAAGCGATCGCACAAGTCAAGCAGGCGACCTCGCAGACGGCGCTGCAGTGGCCGAAGATTTACGATCTGGACCAGCGTGACCCTGCCCTGTTCAGTGAGTTGCTCTCGATCCGGTTCCCCGGCGCGCGAGTCACTGCGGATGCCGCATCGGGCCAACTGACCGTGTGGGCCGAGCAAGAAACGCACGCGAAAGTGGCTGAACTGCTAACGCAGATCTCTGACGAACTGCCGTCGAATCCTGAGTTGGTCCTCCAGAGTTATCGTTCCGCCGACCGCACACCGACCGAACTGCAGGCCTTGCTTGCACCCGTGATTGCGTCCGTCACGGCCGCGGGAAGCCGTGGCACATTCCAACCGATTGGACCGATCACGGTCGACACGGCCGGCCGACGATTGCTGGTCATGGCAACCGAAGACGCACATCAAAAGATCGGTGAATTCGTCAACGAGCTCGACAAGCCGATGCCGGCTGAGCAGGAACTCATTTTACTGGCCTACAGCCTGGCGGAAGCCCAAGCGACGGATGTGAAGCTGCTGATTGATCAAGCGATCGATGGTGCGACGGTGATCGCCGACGATCGCCGCCAGCAACTGGTTGTCACGGCAACGCTGGCACAGCATGGGCGGATCAAAACGCTGATCCAAGAAGTCGACCGGCCCGCATCCAAGTTCGCCAGCGAGGAAATCCGGGCTTATGAATTGAATGAATTGCAGGCCGCAACCATGCTGCCGACGCTGCAAGCGATGTGGCCGCGAATGAAGCTTTCCGTCGATGCCACCAGCAACCGAATCGTTGCCTCAGGCAATGCGGAGGACCATGAATCGTTTCACCTGTCGATTGAGCGACTCAACACGTCGGCCACTGGCGAATCGATGCGTGTGGAAACGTACAGCCTTCCGATTGGCGACTTGAAAACGTTGCCGACCGTGCTCAATCAAATCGCCCCGCAAGCGATCATCAGCACCGACACGACCAACCGCGCGGTGGTGGTCTGGGCCAGCGACGACCAGCACAAGCGAGTCGCAACGGCAATCGAACAACTGACCATGGCGGCGGAAGATCGCCGTGAGATCGAGGTCCATCAAGTCGCCCCGGAAAAGGCAGCGGCAACACGATTGGTCCTGATGACGCTGTTTCCAACCGCCAGCATCGGAGCCGACGCGGCGAATGGGCAATTGACGGTCCTGGCGTCCAAGGACTTGCAACAAAAGATCGCTGAAGTCTTGGCAAAGACCACTCAAGCCGACAAGGAAGGCTCGAAGCTGGAACCTCGACTGTACGACACCAACGCCGAGATTCGCACGGCCTTCACCAGTGTCATGACCACCACGGTGCCTCGTGCGACCGTCATCGTGACCGGTTTGACGAACCCGAACCAAATGATGATTTTGGCCTCGCCAGAGGATCACGAGCGAGTCGCCGCATTACTCAAAAAGCTCTCCGACGAAACGGGGCCAGCCCCCGAAACCAATGTGCGGGCTTACGAACTGGACCGTGCCGATCCCACGGCGTTTCAAACTTTCCTCGCCGAACGCCAACCCGCTGCGAAGATTCTGAGCGGCGCGGGGACCAACCGCTTGGTGATTGCAGCCACCGAGCAGGCCCACGCTGGGATCTCGCAAATCATCGAAGAGCTGGAAAGAGTGTTTGCCGAAGCGGGCCAACGGGAATTGCAGGTGTACCCAATTCGCAAGGATCTGACACAACAAGCCGTCACCGGGGTTTCCACCGAAGTCCCACGAGCGAGGCTGCTGCCGAGCGTTGACCCGGAGCGGATCCTGTTGCTTGCGTCACCCACGGAACACACCAAGTTTGCGGCGTGGTTGAAACGGTTGCAGGAACAGGTCCCAGCACCGGAACCGACCACGTCGGTGGTCTACCCGTTGGAATTCGGTGACCCAACAGGTGCGGTCCGAGTCCTGACGACGCTGTTGCCGAAGGTTGTCTTCGCGGCAGACGCGGTTGGGAAATCGGTTGCGGCGACTGGCACAGCGGAGGACCACGAAACGATCCAAGCGTTCATCCAACAGTACGACGACCGCCAAATGGACAACGCGGAAACGAAGGTGTTTGAACTGGGCGATGCCGATGCCACGTCACTTTCGCTGGCGGTCACCCAGATGGCACCGACGGCTCGCGTCACCCCGGACCGAATCAGCAATCGATTGATCGTGACTGCGCCCAAGGAGATTCTGGAACGCATTTCGGTGGCGATCGACAGCATGGAATCTGATCCCGCCAAGCAACGCACAACGAAGAGTTACGGGTTGGACGAAGGCACGACCTACTCGCTGACCCCTGCGCTCCAGGGCTCGTTCCCGCGTGCCAAGATTGCCGCCGACACAACCAACAACCGTCTGATCATTTCAGCGACCGAGGCCGAGCATCTCGAAATCGAAAAACTATTCGATTCGTTGAACTCCGCCGAATCGAAGGTGATCAAGAGCTACGTCCTCGAAAACGGCCGTGCGACGACCACCCGACTGGCATTGCTGTCCAGTTTTCCAAAGACCACCATCTCAGCGGACTCAACGACCAACCACTTGATCGTTTCCGCCAGCGAGGAGGACCATGCAAAGATCGCCGAGGTGATTGAGGGCATGAACGCCGATGGGAAACAAACCACCAAGAATTACGCCTTGGAAAACGGCAGTGCGGCGGCCATCCGGTTGGCATTGCAGTCCAGTTTTCCGAGCACAACGGTCTCCACGGACACGGTCAACAACAGCTTGATCGTCTCGGCAAACGAAGTCGACCACCTGATGATCGAGGCGTTTGTCAAACAGTTGAACACGGGGCAAACCAAGCTCACCAAGACCTATGCGTTGGAGACTGGTCGTGCCACGACGACGCGTTTGGCGTTGCTGGCCAGTTTTCCGCTGACGACCATCTCCGCGGATTCGGTCAGCAACCACCTGATCGTTTCTGCCAGCGAAGAGGATCACGCGAAAATCGCCGAAGTGATCCAGGACATGAACGCGGATGGGAAGCAGGTCACCAAAAGCTATGTGTTGCAAAACGGCAGTGCCGCGGCCATCCGGTTGGCGCTGCAGTCCAGTTTTCCGAAGACCACCGTCTCGGCCGACACAACCAGCAACAGCTTGATCGTCTCGGCCAGTGAAGAAGACCATCTGATGATCGAGGCGTTTGTCGAACAGTTGAATGCGGGCGGGCAACAAACCACGCAAAGTCATGCACTTGAAAATGGCAACGCAGCGACACTGCGTTTGGCTTTGCAAGCGACTTACCCACAAGCCACGATTGGCGCCGACTCGGTCAACGACACCCTGATCGTTTCCGCCCCCGAGAAAGAGCAGCAAGAAATCGCCAAGCTGGTGCAGCAAATCAACGATGCTCCTGCACGATCGACGGAGATGCAAGCTTACCCGTTGGCCAAGGCAAACCCACAGAGCGTGGTCGACGCCCTGGAGCAAGCGTTCGGGCGACGGTCGACGGTGGGAGTCAGTGCCGATGACGAAAGTGGAACCGTGTTTGTTGTCGGCTTGCCGCGCGAGCAGGAAATTGCCAAGCAGGTGATCGAGCAAATGGACCGCATCGATTCCTTGGCACGCGATCGTCGTTTGAAAGCGTTTTCACTCGCCGGGATTGATGGCGACGATGTGGCGGAGGCCGTGCAGACCTTGTTCGCTGATGCCCGTCCGTCTGTTGATGTGCGCTACGACTTTTACAATGAACAACTGGTGGTCATCGGCAACGAAGAACAATTGAAGTTGGTTGAAGAAACGTTGGTGCAGTTTGATCCGCCAGAACGCGAACTCGAGATCTTCCCGCTTCAGGAAAACGATCCGAACTCCGTTCGCGAGGCGGTGAATTCCCTGTTTGCGGACTTGCCGACCAATGAGGTTCCGGCGATCACGGTCGACCAGGATCGCCAGCAATTGTTGATTCGTGCGACCACGCAGCAACTCGGTGAGATTCGAACCTTGCTCGTCCGGCTCGGCGAAACCGTGTTGTCGGTGCCAGGGACCGATCAAAATTCCGCAGGAGTGCCCCGTTCCGGTGCTCGAGTGCGAACGGTTTCAGTCGGACGCGATTCCGAATCTCTTTTGAAGCAGTTGGAACAGGTCTGGCCCAAACTTCGCAAGAACCCACTGCGGGTCATCCAGGCAGGCGAGGTCGAGGCGACACAGGAGGGGCTGGAACAGCAGAAGCCACAACCAAACCCCGCGGCGGTGGATCTGCAAAGCACCAACCATCGCGGTGACCCTGCGGTGCAGTTGGTCGCCAACCAAAGCGTCGAAGAAATGACGGACGCCTCTGAAGCGGGCGAAGTGGACAACCCGGCCGTCCTGATTCTGCCGGGTGACGGCCAGTGGGTGATTGCCTCCGAAGACATCGCGGCGCTCGATCTGCTGACAAAATTGATGGAGGTTGCGATGAGTCCGCCGATGACTGCCGTCAAGGAAAGTGGCAACCTGTCGGTTTACGTGCTGAAACACGGCAATGCGGAGGACTTGGAAGATTTGCTGACAGACCTGTTTCAAGAAAGTCGTGCCAGCTCTCGCGCTCGGCTGACCACCGACATGTCCCAAACGCGGATCGTGGCTGACACACGAATCAACGCCTTGATCGTTCAAAGCTCTCGGGCGACACGCGGTGTGATCGAAGATTTGTTGGCGGTTCTGGATTCGCCTGAATTCATTGACTCGCTGCAACTGGTGACGCCGCAGATCGTTCCGATCCTGCACACCAGCGCTCAACGCGTGGAAGACATGCTTCGCACGGTGTACGCCAGCCAGCTTTCTCGCGGACAAAATCGCCCGCAAATCTCGATCCCGGAAGGGGTGTCCGCGGAAGTCGCCTCGATGTTGGAATTGATCAATGCCGAGAATTCGGGCCCGCTGTTGACGTTGAGCACCGATGACATCAGCAATTCGCTCGTGATGCGAGCCCCACCCGAACTGTCCCAAGAAATCCGTCGTTTTGTCGAGCAAATCGACCAGCAGTCCGTCAGCAATCGGGCGGGCAAAATGCGAATCATTCCCCTGCAAACGACCAATGTGCAGCAATTGGAGCAGGTTCTACAGCAATTCCTGCGAACCGGACGCGGCGGCAGAGGCCGCTGA